In the Ranitomeya imitator isolate aRanImi1 chromosome 2, aRanImi1.pri, whole genome shotgun sequence genome, TTATCGGATATTACCCTTATTACTGTGCTCTTCCCGTATTGTACAGGAAGTGTCTTCTTTTTACAGTCTAATGCAACAGTCGCTTTGAAGGTTGTCcgcacatgctgggagttgtagtttcgtaACAACCACAAGTGTAGATCAGTGTTACCGTCTGATGGGCTATAAGATGGCTGCTCCCAAAGGACATGATAGCAGGCGCAGCCCTTGTGACCACTATCCTCATTCAGACGTCTCTGGGTCCCGTTACCCATTGAGGTCTATGGTGTTTTTCACGTCTGGTTTTATGCGGACTATGTGTTACAAAATCTGTCGCACACAAAATGAACTATACAAGTGTATGGGTCTGTGATAATCAGATGGCACATGGGTGGCATCAGTGGACAGTCCATGTGCGGCCCATAACGTTAACATTGTAATGGATAGAAGCTGTGTAATTTATTTATCCCTACATGTAAATCACTGATGAAAATCGTATCCTGAACACTGATGGTactcaggtgatttttttttttttttttgcatacatgaAAAATCACCTATGTCTGGTTTCACGTGTCCGATATTCAAGTCCGAGTGTGGGCCGCAATGTCCGACCCAACTGCAGGTCTCCTAGGTATACTTGTGTgtggagttcaggtcaggagaccgttAATGTCAGACGTGTGAACCCGGCCTGAGGGAGGCATAGTCTTCATTGCCACACTGCAGAATAATTTGGGGATGTGCTTTGCTGTCACTGGAGTTTTATGTAGCCTGCAGAGAACTGAACGTTCAGGTTGTATACACAGGCTGGGTGGCTCCACATTGCTCAGAGAGCAGGGGACAGACCTGTACATTCAGTAATTACCCTACAATGGGAGGTCATGACAGGTATTGTTCTTGGATAATTACAAATCTCCCCTAGAAGTCATTAGAGAAAACCGTGCACAACAGCATCATCGGCCCATTCTGGAGGGTCTGGACCCTCATCAATCAAATGTATATATGGGATATTCTGTGAATATGCTATACGTAATTATAACCATGGAAGCCTTCAGTATTCCCCTTTGACAGGGCTGTGGAGACAGTGTCCATTTTAGTGGAATTGGATTCAGTATAAAAGGGACTGattctgactcctaaaatatataataatttgCATACAGTGTTTAAATGCAGGATGTCCTGaatgttttcataatttgggaaagttatgaaatgtctgttctgttcctgacctAAGAATCTTGACATTtaatggagatgaatctgtgctgcactttatgtacatgctcagtagtgaacagtgctgtggggtcggggataTTGAGGAGTCAGAGTACTAATAGGTGGTTTGACTTACCGATTCCATAGCCCTGGCAGCTTAGATGGTGGGATGTTCGGTGGAACTCCAGTTGATCAGCTGTTATCTCTCGTAACCACACGCAGCCCACTATAGTCAGTGGGTAAGCATACATGGTCATGTAACTCCTCCATAGCGATAGATGCCCAGTTCTCCTCTGACTAATACAGAGTCCTCTGTTATGTTGGTGAGCAGTGTCCTGGTCGTATTAGAGGGAAacccattaacctgcagatatatttattattattgcaccatttattccatggcgctctacatgtgaggaggagtatacataataaaaacaggtacaataatcttgaacaatacaagtcacaactggtacaggaggagagaggaccctgcccgcgagggctcacaatctacggtAAAGCTTCTGAACGCtgtggggagaaaatgaactttattcccccttcCGGCAGCATTCCTTTCAGTCATGGTATGAGTAtagagagcagcggctgtaaccgcaCTCCCATCTGACTAACATATGGCCCCAATGCAGAGTCGGTGTCCGAACCCGCGTCGCCcaccagaatgaaaccagaatgctgCCGGGGGAAATAGTTAATTTTCTCTCAATAGCGTTTGGCGAAGTGTGGGTGCAGGGAAGGTTAATAACActagtaacctgcagattaaccccatattggttggttaatagtgtttttctggtgaccagttccctttaagTCTATGCAGACTGCAGCTCCACTTCTCCAGAGTGCAGAGTAATGCAGAATTAGAacattgttctgttttttttattacagcCACCCATGGGAGACTGTTACAACAGCCGCTATGCAGAAATACCCGAATCCCATGAATCCAAATGTGGTTGGCGTGGACGTACTGAACAGACACGTGGACGGCGGAGGGAAGCTGCACAGCCACCGGCTCCTCAGCACAGAGTGGGGCATGCCTAGCCTAGTCAAATCGGTAAGTGATATGACAGTCTTCATCGTCCACTGCGGGGCCCACTCCCCTCCCGGAGCCTTGAGCGCAGGGAACGTTGTGTGCCGTTCTACCGTCCATGACCTTTTCAAGGCACAAAGGAACGGCAATGTCAGCAGAGAGCTTCCATTATAAGCACAGACTATGCTGGGACTTGAGCCTTTAACCCTTGAGCATTGAAGTGCGTACATTGAGATGAGTGTAGAAGCAGGCTATCACAGAAAGGTAGCACCTCCTCTGTCAGCGTGAAATAAGCAATTATTTTTTTGGTTCTTTGTAGATTATTGGGGCATCAAGAACGAAGACCTATATCCAGGAACATtcggtggtggatcctgtgtccaaAACAATGGAACTGAAGTCTGCGAATGTAAGTGATAGAGACGTCCTTGTACATGGCATTCTTCAGGACCGGGGGAGTCTAAGGTTCACAAATCATAGGCTGCTAACACATAAAAAGCCAATAAAACCTATCGGGTCATAGTTTGACTGACTGGTGTTTTCTTCCCTTCATACAGATCACCTTCACACACATGATATCTGTGGACGAAAGACTAGTCTACAAGCCACATCCTCAGGATGACAAAAAGTGAGTGCTGGCCTGTGCCGTAATGAGTGTGTGTCAGGGAGGCACCCAGATTGGAAAACCCTAGGGAAGATGACCTTTTTGCTAACAACCTActcgcatgctgggagttgtagttttataaTAGCTCATGAGCCACTGGATAACAGGTCTGTCTCACCCTTGTATGATcctctttttttgtgttttcagaaCTGTCCTGACCCAGGAAGCCATCATAACTGTGAAAGGAGTCAGTCTGGGCAGCTATCTGGAGAGCATGATGGCAAACACCATATCCAGCAATGCCAACAAGGTGAGCAGTCTGATAACCTGCATCTGGTCACGGCTTTGCAATACATCAGTGGGTAGCGTGCCACATAGCTGCTTGGATTCTAGTAAATATAGGGCTATACAGCAACTTTGGGTGCACAACCAGTGACCgctgtgtgctgctgctgctgcatcacGGATGTGAATGAGGTTGTTtgacaccaccaccaccagaggaagatgTTAAGAGACCGATGGAGGATAACTGCAGCAATTTGGGGGGTGGCCTTTTGTATAATAGGATCACCATGGGaccattttctatttatttttattttttttacagtctgAGTTGCTGTAGAAAATCTCGAGTCTGGTGGTCTGGATAATGCAGCCCATGTCATGTCTCTATTCTTCCACTTGCAGGGCCGGGATGCCATGGAGTGGGTtattggaaaactgaacacagaacTGGAAGATCTGAAAGCCACGACCAGAGGAGGTCTCAGGACGACCATGGCTGCCGCAGCCTCTGTAGAAGAATGATCCATCGTCACTAGGTGTTATACTGGAAAGGCTGCAGCGTCTCTCCGTGCACATAACCTATTTATTCTTATTTAAGAATGTATCTTTATTAAGTAGGATTTTTTTCAAATTGAAGCTTGGAGAGAAATGTCAGCAACGTGGGAACAAGTAAAGCCGGGGACCAGGCTGCGGAATGACATAACTGTAGCATGGCCTCTTCCCAATAAACCCATTTTCTAGTGTCGGCACAGTTGTGACGTTATCGTACCCGCTTCATGGCCACTGTCGGACCAAGGGTCATGTTACACCAGCACCTCACATCCATATCTCTAGCGCCCACAGTCTTACATGGCAGAGGTCGCACTGCTCCATCATACCGCTCTGAGAATGTTTCTGCCATCATAGATACGCGTACGTCTTGCATGCCAGAACAGGTGAGATGTCCCTGAACCAGTGACCAatgta is a window encoding:
- the PRELID3B gene encoding PRELI domain containing protein 3B, which produces MKIWTSEHVFDHPWETVTTAAMQKYPNPMNPNVVGVDVLNRHVDGGGKLHSHRLLSTEWGMPSLVKSIIGASRTKTYIQEHSVVDPVSKTMELKSANITFTHMISVDERLVYKPHPQDDKKTVLTQEAIITVKGVSLGSYLESMMANTISSNANKGRDAMEWVIGKLNTELEDLKATTRGGLRTTMAAAASVEE